The following are from one region of the Sorghum bicolor cultivar BTx623 chromosome 2, Sorghum_bicolor_NCBIv3, whole genome shotgun sequence genome:
- the LOC110432878 gene encoding TLD domain-containing protein 2 isoform X2 translates to MLAWKEKVADRLARLLADSPVSPSPAQAAVAPPQAKSFPAEPFIPPKTSSLSSYVFSLLPTSNLGHEQNSPCSETLRPLPPESLPKKWRGSNLTWKDPPLELSEESGSESERDERNGNFGSDQVLQSYRSINNSNGNEETSTSDCAGTLRYLTEKSMFVSPKLFAFFQSSLPGTLKGCHWVLLYSTWKHGISLRTLLRRSENIQGPCLLIVGDMQGAVFGGLLNSPLRPTEKRKYQGTNQTFVFTTIHGEPRLFRPTGANRFYYLCLNDALAFGGGGSFALCVDEDLGSCETFGNSCLAHSPEFELKNVELWGFTHSWNRST, encoded by the exons ATGCTGGCGTGGAaggagaaggtggcggaccgccTCGCTCGCCTCCTCGCCGACTCCCCTGTCTCCCCCTCCCCGGCACAGGCCGCCGTCGCGCCACCGCAG GCAAAATCTTTCCCAGCAGAACCTTTTATTCCCCCCAAGACATCATCATTATCTTCGTATGTATTTTCCCTCCTACCAACCTCAAACTTGGGGCATGAGCAGAATTCACCTTGTTCTGAGACTTTGAGACCATTACCTCCTGAATCACTTCCTAAGAAATGGAGAGGGAGTAATTTAACATGGAAAGATCCTCCCCTGGAATTGAGTGAGGAGTCTGGGTCTGAAAGTGAGAGAGATGAAAGGAATGGGAATTTCGGTAGCGACCAGGTCCTTCAGTCATACAGGTCCATAAATAACTCAAATGGAAATGAGGAAACATCGACTTCAGATTGTGCGGGCACTCTTCGTTATCTGACTGAAAAGTCTATGTTTGTGTCTCCAAAACTATTTGCATTCTTTCAATCTTCTCTCCCTGGGACCTTGAAGGGGTGCCACTGGGTATTGCTATATAG CACCTGGAAGCATGGGATATCTCTAAGAACACTTCTTCGTAGAAGTGAGAATATTCAGGGTCCATGCCTATTG ATTGTCGGAGATATGCAAGGGGCTGTGTTTGGTGGCTTATTGAACAGTCCTCTGCGGCCAACAGAGAAAAGGAAATATCAG GGAACAAACCAGACGTTTGTGTTCACAACGATACATGGTGAACCTAGACTTTTCAGACCAACGG GTGCAAACAGATTCTATTATTTGTGCTTGAATGATGCTTTAGCATTTGGAGGTGGTGGAAGCTTCGCATTGTGTGTTGATGAAGATCT TGGATCATGTGAGACATTTGGAAACTCATGCTTGGCACATAGTCCAGAGTTTGAACTAAAGAATGTGGAG
- the LOC110432878 gene encoding TLD domain-containing protein 2 isoform X1, with amino-acid sequence MLAWKEKVADRLARLLADSPVSPSPAQAAVAPPQAKSFPAEPFIPPKTSSLSSYVFSLLPTSNLGHEQNSPCSETLRPLPPESLPKKWRGSNLTWKDPPLELSEESGSESERDERNGNFGSDQVLQSYRSINNSNGNEETSTSDCAGTLRYLTEKSMFVSPKLFAFFQSSLPGTLKGCHWVLLYSTWKHGISLRTLLRRSENIQGPCLLIVGDMQGAVFGGLLNSPLRPTEKRKYQGTNQTFVFTTIHGEPRLFRPTGANRFYYLCLNDALAFGGGGSFALCVDEDLLHGSSGSCETFGNSCLAHSPEFELKNVELWGFTHSWNRST; translated from the exons ATGCTGGCGTGGAaggagaaggtggcggaccgccTCGCTCGCCTCCTCGCCGACTCCCCTGTCTCCCCCTCCCCGGCACAGGCCGCCGTCGCGCCACCGCAG GCAAAATCTTTCCCAGCAGAACCTTTTATTCCCCCCAAGACATCATCATTATCTTCGTATGTATTTTCCCTCCTACCAACCTCAAACTTGGGGCATGAGCAGAATTCACCTTGTTCTGAGACTTTGAGACCATTACCTCCTGAATCACTTCCTAAGAAATGGAGAGGGAGTAATTTAACATGGAAAGATCCTCCCCTGGAATTGAGTGAGGAGTCTGGGTCTGAAAGTGAGAGAGATGAAAGGAATGGGAATTTCGGTAGCGACCAGGTCCTTCAGTCATACAGGTCCATAAATAACTCAAATGGAAATGAGGAAACATCGACTTCAGATTGTGCGGGCACTCTTCGTTATCTGACTGAAAAGTCTATGTTTGTGTCTCCAAAACTATTTGCATTCTTTCAATCTTCTCTCCCTGGGACCTTGAAGGGGTGCCACTGGGTATTGCTATATAG CACCTGGAAGCATGGGATATCTCTAAGAACACTTCTTCGTAGAAGTGAGAATATTCAGGGTCCATGCCTATTG ATTGTCGGAGATATGCAAGGGGCTGTGTTTGGTGGCTTATTGAACAGTCCTCTGCGGCCAACAGAGAAAAGGAAATATCAG GGAACAAACCAGACGTTTGTGTTCACAACGATACATGGTGAACCTAGACTTTTCAGACCAACGG GTGCAAACAGATTCTATTATTTGTGCTTGAATGATGCTTTAGCATTTGGAGGTGGTGGAAGCTTCGCATTGTGTGTTGATGAAGATCT GTTACATGGAAGCAGTGGATCATGTGAGACATTTGGAAACTCATGCTTGGCACATAGTCCAGAGTTTGAACTAAAGAATGTGGAG